The Pyrenophora tritici-repentis strain M4 chromosome 10, whole genome shotgun sequence genome contains a region encoding:
- a CDS encoding GlcD, FAD-FMN-containing dehydrogenase yields the protein MVTFLVLGLLSVVGLTSAATPGNIQSYLQSELSSKSEIYLSSSQSYQTELTERWNAYQAPSYVVGVKPATAQDVSAIIKYAAQNNIAFMGTGGGHGYTTTTSAVNNGINIDLGAFKSISIDKAASTMTIGGAVTFGEVLDPVFAAGKEIQTGSCSCVGFVGATLGGGIGPYQGLHGLIIDALQSVTMVTAKGDIVNASSSENSDLFWGLRGAGMNYGIVTSATYKLADQTNGGRALNGDFLFPASENATVFNILSKFAGYQPNALALTSAIQYSTDYNTTVIMVNAVYIGAETEGRKVLAPLLSTKALTSNVTMIPYNRLILENRFGVDPLGCIAGLPQAAYGLNLYKYDVATYQAALASWIDFYDKTGLTTSYMVTEMFPTKVTLQTADAETAYPYRNTMAYLFMSFSGFTTDEQNSAIADFAKARRADFAKLNGEKGLQVYVNYAHGDEGRDAWYSTEKLPKLEQLKKMWDPQSLFNFTNGFAY from the exons ATGGTGACTTTTCTCGTTCTCGGTCTGCTTTCTGTAGTCGGTCTGACTTCGGCGGCGACTCCAGGGAACATACAGAGTTACTTACAGAGTGAGCTCTCGTCCAAATCTGAAATTTATCTTTCTAGCTCCCAGTCCTACCAGACTGAGCTTACGGAGAGGTGGAATGCATACCAGGCGCCATCTTACGTTGTGGGCGTGAAACCTGCTACTGCACAAGACGTCTCCGCTATC ATCAAGTATGCGGCGCAAAATAACATCGCTTTCATGGGTACGGGTGGCGGTCATGGCTACACTACCACAACCAGTGCCGTCAACAATGGAATCAACATCGACCTCGGTGCTTTCAAGAGCATTTCCATAGACAAGGCAGCCAGCACAATGACCATTGGGGGCGCAGTCACCTTTGGAGAGGTCTTGGATCCAGTGTTTGCGGCTGGAAAAGAGATTC AAACTGGATCTTGCTCATGCGTTGGGTTTGTTGGCGCGACTCTAGGCGGTGGTATTGGCCCATACCAAGGTCTTCATGGCCTGATTATCGATGCGCTCCAGTCCGTTACCATGGTGACTGCCAAAGGCGACATTGTCAACGCATCTTCGTCTGAAAACAGCGATCTGTTCTGGGGCCTTCGCGGTGCTGGAATGAACTACGGTATCGTGACCTCTGCGACGTACAAGTTGGCGGATCAGACAAACGGCGGTCGTGCCTTGAACGGCGACTTCCTTTTCCCCGCCAGCGAGAACGCGACTGTGTTCAACATCTTGAGCAAGTTTGCTGGATACCAGCCAAATGCTTTGGCTCTTACTAGCGCCATCCAGTATTCGACTGATTATAACACG ACAGTCATCATGGTCAACGCGGTATACATTGGCGCAGAGACCGAAGGAAGGAAAGTCCTCGCACCATTGCTTTCCACCAAGGCTCTCACGTCAAATGTCACCATGATCCCCTACAACCGCCTCATCTTGGAGAACCGCTTTGGCGTGGACCCCCTCGGTTGCATTGCAGGTCTTCCTCAAGCGGCTTACGGCTTGAACCTCTACAAATACGATGTTGCGACCTACCAGGCAGCCCTTGCTTCATGGATCGACTTCTACGACAAAACAGGACTGACAACCTCGTACATGGTGACAGAAATGTTTCCAACCAAGGTCACCCTCCAGACGGCAGACGCCGAGACTGCGTATCCCTACCGCAACACGATGGCGTATCT ATTCATGAGTTTCAGTGGCTTCACGACTGACGAACAGAATTCTGCCATTGCAGATTTTGCCAAGGCGAGACGCGCAGACTTTGCGAAGCTCAATGGTGAAAAGGGACTCCAGGTATACGTCAACTATGCGCATGGCGACGAGGGACGCGATGCTTGGTACAGTACAGAGAAGCTCCCGAAGCTTGAGCAGCTCAAGAAGATGTGGGACCCACAGAGCTTGTTCAACTTCACAAACGGGTTCGCTTATTAG
- a CDS encoding metal-dependent hydrolase TIM-barrel protein, producing the protein MTKIAMGKIDVHHHMLPPEYVQKWKEASGIPKGLKLPTWDVEIDLDFMDRNNISASILSLSAPGLAFVKPASEATALCRWVNEYAANIVTAHPTRFGFFASVPPLDNILACLEEIRYALDVLKADGVALLSSYSDKYLGHSEFRPLWQELNARNAVIFIHPTFAQTWGAPSDPSIPRPIIDFPHETTRTAVHLITSNTIRDFPNVKIILSHGGGTLPYVATRIAHQTADLGLKDKSAEEFIREARGFYFDLALTGFEGPVKALSEFADEGHVLFGSDFPFAREGTIGTQIERITAVDMSDKARESIDCWAAKRLFPRFG; encoded by the exons ATGACCAAGATCGCCATGGGGAAAATCGACGTCCACCACCATATGCTGCCGCCCGAGTACGTGCAAA AATGGAAGGAGGCATCTGGTATCCCCAAAGGCCTCAAACTCCCAACCTGGGACGTGGAAATAGATCTGGACTTCATGGACCGCAACAACATTTCCGCCTCAATCCTCTCCCTCAGCGCCCCCGGCCTCGCCTTCGTCAAACCAGCTTCAGAAGCCACAGCCCTATGCCGCTGGGTCAACGAATACGCCGCCAATATTGTGACTGCGCACCCCACGCGCTTCGGCTTTTTTGCCTCCGTGCCACCCCTTGACAACATACTCGCCTGTCTTGAGGAAATCCGCTACGCCCTCGACGTCCTCAAAGCAGACGGCGTAGCTCTACTATCAAGCTACTCCGACAAATACCTAGGACACTCAGAGTTTCGCCCCCTATGGCAAGAGCTCAACGCCCGCAACGCCGTCATATTCATCCATCCGACCTTTGCTCAAACCTGGGGTGCACCCTCTGATCCTAGTATCCCCCGTCCCATCATTGATTTCCCACACGAAACTACTCGTACAGCTGTTCACCTCATCACATCCAACACGATCCGCGATTTCCCCAATGTCAAGATCATTCTGTCGCATGGCGGCGGCACGCTACCGTATGTGGCTACGCGAATCGCGCATCAGACGGCTGATTTGGGGCTGAAAGATAAGAGCGCAGAGGAATTCATCAGAGAGGCAAGGGGCTTCTACTTTGATCTCGCATTGACGGGGTTTGAGGGGCCGGTCAAGGCGCTGAGCGAGTTTGCGGACGAGGGGCATGTGCTGTTTGGGAGTGATTTTCCTTTTGCGAGGGAGGGGACTATTGGGACGCAGATTGAGAGGATTACGGCTGTGGATATGAGTGATAAGGCGAGGGAGTCTATCGATTGTTGGGCGGCGAAGAGGCTATTTCCCAGATTTGGGTAG
- a CDS encoding O-methyltransferase, which yields MAAVQTLPTPMGGTSTYFDTDAIVDGSAPKVANSAGFFNVAVAANHKEGAEELALLKYVYSRPDLEKLRGNPDAVCNAIDDFADTIPRGLMTIGAEKRAFITDMLATAEPAPTLFLEFGSYVGYSAICLASAMVARAGPGQRVRYVSFEKNPIIAAVAASLADLAGLRDVISINVGPAGESLMRLVKEGVVTKGTVDFMLLDHWKDFYISDLQLCEKSSLLRPGSVVLADNIIFPGAPEYLAYVQAGKAEMSSDGFSYATKTADFILPFGGPDQLAISTVS from the exons ATGGCGGCCGTTCAGACTCTTCCTACTCCCATGGGAGGTACTTCGACATACTTCGACACCGATGCCATTGTTGATGGTTCAGCACCCAAAGTCGCGAACAGCGCTGGTTTCTTCAATGTCGCAGTCGCAGCCAATCAT AAAGAAGGTGCTGAAGAGCTTGCACTTTTGAAGTATGTATACAGCCGGCCGGACCTAGAAAAGCTACGTGGAAACCCAGATGCAGTCTGCAACGCCATTGACGACTTTGCGGACACAATTCCACGAGGGTTGATGACCATTGGAGCGGAGAAGCGTGCCTTTATCACAGACATGCTGGCTACTGCTGAGCCTGCGCCGACTCTGTTCCTCGAATTCGGCTCTTATGTTGGATACTCCGCCATCTGTCTTGCCAGCGCCATGGTAGCACGAGCGGGTCCGGGTCAGCGCGTTCGCTACGTATCGTTTGAGAAGAACCCCATCATCGCGGCTGTCGCAGCCAGTCTGGCGGATTTGGCAGGTCTGCGGGATGTTATCAGTATCAACGTTGGCCCAGCTGGCGAGTCGTTGATGCGTCTTGTTAAGGAGGGTGTAGTGACAAAGGGCACTGTCGATTTTATGCTCTTGGACCACTGGAAGGACTTTTACATTTCTGATTTGCAGCTGTGTGAGAAATCTTCCCTACTCAGGCCGGGCTCGGTCGTGCTAGCCGATAACATCATCTTCCCTGGTGCCCCAGAGTACCTAGCCTATGTACAGGCGGGTAAAGCGGAGATGTCGTCCGATGGCTTCAGCTATGCGACAAAGACTGCTGATTTTATCCTTCCTTTTGGAGGCCCA GACCAACTGGCGATCTCCACCGTGTCGTAG
- a CDS encoding DltE, Short-chain dehydrogenase, with the protein MGFATTILHSQFFVTPPVPNSDFSDQTVVVTGATSGLGYEAAKHILRLGASKLILAVRNVTKGKQAAEEISSALSLPSSNIEIWELDLGSFSSIKQFGERINTLDRLDAVIQNAGIMTSKFKLVEGCESQMAVNVISPVLLGYLVLPKLQQSAAKTGSRGRLAFVGSDLQFIAPLKEKSAQGSILTALNSEQTADMKNRYGVSKLLLMWAVRDMAQRYPFSEQSNVVIACLTPGLCKSNIVQDDESWIVGVLRRFMIGIVARSAEVGSRNLVDGVKAELGEECHGAFLMDCDVCKDLTGNSKTQDMEEAKKRFLEELSARLREICPGVI; encoded by the exons ATGGGCTTCGCAACTACGATTCTTCATTCGCAATTTTTTGTGACCCCGCCGGTTCCTAACTCCGACTTCTCGGACCAAACAGTTGTCGTAACAGGCGCCACATCTGGTCTCGGCTACGAAGCTGCAAAACACATACTACGCTTAGGAGCATCCAAGCTCATCCTCGCAGTGCGGAATGTCACCAAAGGCAAGCAGGCGGCAGAAGAGATCTCCTCAGCTctttctcttccttcaaGCAATATCGAGATCTGGGAGTTAGATCTTGGCAGTTTCTCGTCCATAAAGCAATTTGGCGAACGCATCAACACGCTGGACCGCTTGGACGCTGTGATACAAAATGCAGGCATCATGACCAGCAAGTTCAAACTAGTCGAAGGATGCGAAAGTCAGATGGCTGTCAACGTCATCAGCCCCGTACTTCTAGGCTACCTCGTTCTTCCCAAGCTACAACAGTCTGCAGCTAAAACGGGTAGTCGGGGAAGATTGGCATTCGTTGGTAGCGATCTCCAATTCATCGCGCCGCTGAAGGAGAAGTCTGCTCAGGGTAGTATCCTAACGGCTCTCAACTCCGAACAGACAGCTGATATGAAGAACCG CTACGGCGTCTCTAAACTCCTGCTCATGTGGGCGGTGCGCGATATGGCGCAGCGATACCCCTTTTCCGAGCAGTCAAACGTAGTCATTGCGTGTCTAACGCCCGGCTTGTGCAAAAGCAACATTGTACAAGACGACGAGAGCTGGATTGTTGGAGTTCTTAGACGTTTCATGATTGGTATAGTCGCGCGCTCGGCGGAGGTGGGTAGCCGCAATCTTGTCGATGGAGTTAAAGCGGAACTCGGAGAGGAGTGCCATGGTGCTTTCCTCATGGACTGCGATGTTTGCAAAGA TCTAACGGGAAATTCGAAGACGCAGGATATGGAAGAGGCGAAAAAGAGATTCTTGGAGGAGCTCTCTGCGCGTTTACGAGAAATCTGCCCTGGAGTCATTTAG